A section of the Mesorhizobium loti genome encodes:
- a CDS encoding branched-chain amino acid ABC transporter permease, whose protein sequence is MAAITSDFSEAPVLPKWIVPVLLLAFAYGVVPLIGSSYLFEAILLPFLALSLAGVGLNILTGYAGQVSLGSAAFMAAGAFAAYNFNLRVEGLPLIGSIFLAGIVAAAIGIVFGLPSLRLKGFYLAVSTLAAQFFVQWALTKFSWFSNDSASGVIDAPKLSISGFAFDGAVGRYLFALTIVSVLTFLAYRLVSSQTGRNFIAIRDNETAARIIGIPVLKTKLLAFAISSFIIGVAGVIWAFAYLRTVEPDGFDLDRSFQILFIIIIGGLASIRGAFFGAALIVVFPLGLSRLGGFLLGDVFDSGVLDMSQRIVLGALIILFLILEPDGLVALWDRVRRRLLFAWQST, encoded by the coding sequence ATGGCCGCGATCACAAGCGATTTCTCCGAGGCGCCGGTCCTGCCGAAATGGATCGTGCCCGTGCTGCTGCTCGCCTTCGCCTATGGCGTCGTGCCGCTGATCGGCTCGAGCTATCTTTTCGAGGCCATCCTGCTGCCGTTCCTGGCGCTCAGCCTCGCCGGCGTGGGCCTGAACATCCTTACCGGCTATGCCGGCCAGGTTTCGCTTGGAAGTGCTGCCTTCATGGCGGCCGGCGCCTTCGCCGCCTACAATTTCAACCTGCGCGTCGAGGGCCTGCCGCTGATCGGCAGCATCTTTCTGGCCGGCATTGTCGCCGCCGCGATCGGCATCGTCTTCGGCCTCCCCAGCCTGCGGCTGAAGGGTTTTTATCTCGCCGTCTCGACGCTCGCCGCGCAGTTCTTCGTGCAATGGGCGCTGACCAAGTTCAGCTGGTTCTCCAACGACTCGGCGTCCGGCGTCATCGACGCGCCCAAGCTGTCGATTTCAGGCTTCGCTTTCGACGGCGCCGTCGGCCGCTATCTCTTCGCGCTCACCATCGTCAGCGTTCTCACCTTCCTCGCCTATCGGCTGGTCTCGTCGCAGACCGGGCGCAACTTCATCGCCATCCGCGACAATGAGACCGCCGCCCGCATCATCGGCATACCGGTGTTGAAGACCAAGCTTCTGGCCTTCGCCATCTCCTCCTTCATCATCGGCGTCGCCGGCGTCATCTGGGCCTTCGCCTATCTCAGGACCGTTGAGCCGGATGGCTTCGATCTCGACCGCTCGTTCCAGATCCTGTTCATCATCATCATCGGGGGCCTGGCTTCGATCCGTGGCGCTTTTTTCGGCGCCGCGCTCATCGTCGTCTTCCCGCTTGGCTTATCGCGCCTCGGCGGCTTCCTGCTTGGCGATGTCTTTGACTCGGGCGTGCTCGACATGAGCCAGCGCATCGTGCTTGGCGCGCTCATCATCCTGTTTCTGATCCTTGAACCCGATGGGCTGGTGGCCCTGTGGGACAGGGTCCGAAGACGGCTCCTGTTCGCCTGGCAGTCGACCTGA
- a CDS encoding branched-chain amino acid ABC transporter permease, which yields MIADFDYQFFIEVLVGGLLSGVMYSLVAIGFVLIYKTSGVLNFAQGAMLLFAALTFVSLVERGIPFALALVVTFAIMVAMGVVIERTVLRPLINKPPITLFMATLGLSYIIEGAAQLIWGTQVHGLDLGIEDVPLEVGGVLISQFDIFAAVVAAGMVLLLSLFFRYTRIGLSFRAVADDQFAALAVGLRLPLIWGTVWAAAGLVALVAGLLWGARLGVQFSLSLVVLKALPVLVLGGFDSILGAIVGGLLIGASEKLAEVYIGDYFGGGIESWFAYVVALVFLLIRPSGLFGQKLVERV from the coding sequence ATGATCGCCGACTTTGACTACCAGTTCTTCATCGAAGTGCTCGTCGGCGGCCTGCTCTCCGGCGTCATGTACTCGCTGGTCGCGATCGGCTTCGTGCTGATCTACAAGACATCGGGCGTGCTCAACTTCGCGCAAGGCGCGATGCTGCTGTTCGCCGCCCTCACCTTCGTCAGCCTCGTCGAGCGCGGCATTCCGTTCGCGCTGGCGCTGGTGGTCACCTTCGCCATCATGGTGGCGATGGGTGTCGTCATCGAGCGTACGGTGCTGCGGCCTCTGATCAACAAGCCGCCGATCACGCTGTTCATGGCGACGCTCGGCCTGTCCTACATCATCGAGGGCGCCGCCCAACTGATCTGGGGCACGCAGGTCCATGGTCTCGACCTCGGCATCGAGGACGTGCCGCTGGAAGTCGGCGGCGTGCTGATCAGCCAGTTCGACATTTTCGCGGCGGTGGTGGCTGCCGGCATGGTTCTGCTCTTGTCGCTGTTCTTCCGCTACACCCGCATCGGGCTCTCGTTCCGCGCCGTCGCCGACGATCAGTTCGCCGCGCTCGCCGTCGGTCTGCGGCTGCCGTTGATCTGGGGCACCGTCTGGGCCGCGGCCGGCCTTGTCGCCCTTGTCGCCGGACTGCTCTGGGGCGCCCGCCTAGGCGTGCAGTTCTCGCTGTCGCTGGTGGTGCTGAAGGCGCTGCCGGTGCTGGTGCTCGGCGGCTTCGATTCCATTCTCGGCGCCATTGTCGGCGGGCTGTTGATCGGCGCCAGCGAGAAGCTCGCCGAGGTCTATATCGGCGATTATTTCGGCGGCGGCATCGAGAGCTGGTTCGCCTATGTCGTGGCCCTCGTCTTCCTCCTGATCCGTCCCTCCGGCCTGTTCGGCCAGAAGCTCGTGGAAAGGGTCTGA
- a CDS encoding ABC transporter ATP-binding protein: MLLAGYALGMMEASVYAPEVFARGLPAAFSPAQQSEGNTEPRGAATVAAAPLLSLHGISLSFGGVVALADIDLSVRPGEIRAIIGPNGAGKSSLINVISGVYRSDRGHVQLDGISYAQVPTQRLAPLGVARTFQNLALFKGLSVLDNVASGLAYRVRSNFAGQVLGIGRSRGEQRDSLSRAGQILEFLDLTAVRDRLAGTLPYGLQKRVELARALVAQPRLLLLDEPMAGMTAGEKSEMAGFVRAARDRFATTVILIEHDVGVVMGLSDRIAVLDYGRKIADATPDEVRNDQRVIDAYLGVASDNEDGAGI, translated from the coding sequence ATGCTGTTGGCTGGATATGCCCTTGGAATGATGGAGGCCTCGGTCTATGCGCCGGAGGTCTTTGCGCGCGGCTTGCCGGCGGCATTCAGCCCCGCGCAGCAATCTGAAGGCAACACCGAACCCAGAGGGGCTGCCACGGTCGCCGCCGCTCCGCTGCTCTCGCTTCACGGCATCAGCCTGTCCTTTGGCGGTGTCGTCGCGCTGGCCGATATCGACCTGTCGGTTCGCCCGGGCGAAATTCGCGCCATCATCGGCCCGAACGGCGCCGGCAAGAGCTCGCTGATCAACGTGATCAGCGGAGTCTATCGGTCCGACCGCGGCCACGTCCAGCTCGATGGCATCAGTTATGCCCAGGTGCCGACGCAGCGGCTGGCGCCTCTCGGCGTCGCCAGGACCTTTCAGAACCTTGCCCTGTTCAAGGGCCTCAGCGTTCTCGACAATGTGGCGTCCGGCCTTGCCTACAGGGTGCGCTCCAATTTTGCCGGCCAGGTGCTGGGCATTGGCCGCTCGCGCGGCGAGCAGCGCGACTCCTTGAGCCGCGCCGGCCAGATCCTCGAATTCCTCGATCTCACGGCTGTCCGCGATCGTCTTGCCGGCACGTTGCCCTACGGGCTGCAGAAGCGTGTCGAACTGGCCCGCGCATTGGTCGCGCAACCGCGCCTGCTTTTGCTGGACGAACCGATGGCCGGCATGACCGCCGGCGAGAAGAGCGAGATGGCAGGTTTCGTGCGTGCCGCGCGGGATCGCTTCGCAACGACGGTCATCCTGATCGAGCATGATGTCGGTGTCGTCATGGGTCTGTCCGATCGCATTGCCGTTCTCGACTACGGCCGCAAGATCGCCGACGCCACGCCCGATGAAGTCAGGAACGACCAGCGCGTCATCGACGCCTATCTCGGCGTCGCCTCCGACAACGAGGACGGGGCAGGCATATGA
- the sfnG gene encoding dimethylsulfone monooxygenase SfnG has protein sequence MAQTGNDAVKFAYWVPNVSGGLVISNIEQRTNHSAEYNRKLAQIAEKAGFDYALSQIRFTAGYGADEQHESVAFSHDLLAATTTLKVIAAILPGPWNPALAAKQLATISYLTNGRVAINLVSGWFRGEFHAIGEHWLDHDERYRRSEEFIRALRGIWTEDSFTFRGDFYRFNEYSLKPKPPQVPEIFQGGSSRAARDMAARVSDWYFTNGNTPAEIAKQVDDLKSKAKANNHSVKVGVNAFAIVRETEDEAKAVLAEIIGKANPEAVNAFGHEVKNAGKASPEGEGNWAKSSFEDLVQYNDGFRSNLIGTPRQVAERIVDFKRAGADLILLGFLHFQEEVEYFGKHVIPLVRELEDAEQAASLAAE, from the coding sequence ATGGCACAGACAGGAAATGACGCGGTCAAGTTCGCCTACTGGGTGCCGAATGTTTCGGGCGGCCTGGTGATTTCCAACATCGAGCAGCGCACCAACCATTCGGCCGAGTACAACCGCAAGCTGGCACAGATCGCCGAAAAAGCCGGCTTCGACTATGCGCTCAGCCAGATCCGTTTCACCGCCGGCTACGGCGCTGACGAACAGCATGAATCCGTGGCGTTCAGCCATGATCTGCTGGCCGCCACGACGACGCTCAAGGTCATCGCGGCGATCCTGCCTGGCCCCTGGAATCCGGCACTGGCGGCCAAGCAACTCGCCACCATCAGCTACCTGACCAATGGCCGTGTCGCCATCAACCTCGTCTCCGGCTGGTTCCGTGGCGAATTCCACGCCATCGGCGAGCATTGGCTCGACCACGACGAGCGCTACCGCCGTTCGGAGGAATTCATTCGTGCGCTGCGTGGAATATGGACCGAAGACAGCTTCACCTTCCGTGGCGATTTCTATCGCTTCAACGAATATTCGCTGAAGCCGAAACCGCCGCAGGTGCCCGAAATCTTCCAGGGCGGCTCATCGCGTGCAGCGCGCGACATGGCCGCGCGCGTTTCGGACTGGTACTTCACCAACGGCAACACGCCGGCCGAGATCGCCAAGCAGGTCGACGACCTCAAGTCGAAGGCCAAGGCCAACAATCATTCCGTCAAGGTCGGCGTCAACGCCTTTGCCATCGTCCGCGAGACCGAGGATGAAGCCAAGGCGGTGCTCGCCGAGATCATCGGCAAGGCCAACCCGGAAGCGGTCAACGCTTTTGGCCACGAGGTCAAGAATGCCGGCAAGGCATCGCCGGAAGGCGAGGGCAATTGGGCAAAGTCCTCCTTCGAGGATCTGGTGCAGTACAATGACGGGTTCCGCTCGAACCTGATCGGCACGCCAAGGCAGGTCGCCGAGCGCATTGTCGATTTCAAGCGTGCCGGCGCCGATCTCATCCTGCTCGGCTTCCTGCACTTCCAGGAAGAGGTCGAGTATTTCGGCAAGCACGTCATCCCGCTCGTTCGCGAGCTGGAGGATGCTGAACAGGCAGCGTCGCTGGCAGCGGAATAG
- a CDS encoding FAD/NAD(P)-binding protein: MNALLPARRLRVAIIGGGFSGAAVAWHLARAHRPERLSISVIEPRPALGGGLAYSSEEPSHRVNVPAVRMSMAPDDPQHFARWLAGSGEIESDTDALWQNGDIYPRRRVFGRYVAEHLAPHLASGAVRHVEGNATGVIRDGDGPGWNVQTSAGPVSADIMILAATHPQPGIPNALESLTEAPGFIANPYAASALAAIGPQASVLIVGSGLTSADMVAELDRRGHRGRILALSRRGLRSRGHPDVRGEPFGDFASAPATSALGLLRNIRATLAVAREANVNWQSVFDQLRLQGPVLWAALAPPERARLVRQLRVFWDVHRFRIAPQVASVLDRRQSAGTFDTIAARLVASNDEGDSLAVSFQRRGQTRIETARFDAVINTTGPAHGQSLQLNPALRSLAGAGLVRTDRYGLGIETNLDSRAVGRDGKAAASLFVAGPLARGTFGELMGLPEVARHAQAVAGEIAKLLEASLPAEAVGANTAHSPVGR, translated from the coding sequence GTGAACGCGCTGCTTCCGGCCCGCCGATTGCGCGTCGCCATCATCGGCGGCGGCTTCTCCGGCGCTGCCGTGGCCTGGCACCTGGCGCGGGCGCATCGGCCGGAGCGCCTGTCGATCTCGGTGATCGAGCCGCGACCGGCGCTTGGCGGCGGCCTGGCCTATTCCAGCGAGGAGCCGTCGCACCGGGTCAATGTCCCGGCTGTCAGAATGAGCATGGCTCCCGACGATCCGCAGCATTTTGCACGCTGGTTGGCCGGCAGTGGGGAAATCGAGAGCGACACGGACGCCCTCTGGCAGAATGGCGACATCTATCCGCGCCGGCGCGTCTTTGGCCGCTACGTCGCCGAGCACCTCGCTCCCCATCTCGCTTCAGGCGCGGTTCGTCACGTGGAAGGAAACGCCACCGGCGTGATCCGCGACGGTGATGGCCCGGGTTGGAACGTGCAGACTTCCGCCGGGCCTGTCTCAGCCGACATCATGATCCTGGCGGCGACGCATCCTCAACCTGGGATTCCCAATGCGCTGGAGTCCTTGACGGAAGCGCCGGGTTTTATCGCCAACCCCTATGCGGCGTCAGCTCTTGCCGCGATCGGACCACAAGCCTCGGTGCTGATCGTCGGCTCCGGGCTAACGTCGGCCGACATGGTGGCCGAGCTTGATCGCCGTGGCCATCGCGGCCGCATCCTGGCGCTGTCGCGCCGCGGGCTGCGCTCGCGTGGCCATCCCGATGTCAGGGGGGAGCCCTTTGGTGACTTTGCGTCGGCGCCGGCCACATCGGCGCTTGGCCTGCTGAGGAACATTCGCGCGACGCTGGCAGTGGCGCGCGAGGCCAACGTCAACTGGCAATCTGTCTTCGACCAGTTGCGCCTGCAGGGGCCGGTGCTGTGGGCGGCCCTTGCTCCGCCGGAGCGGGCAAGGCTGGTGCGTCAGCTGCGCGTGTTCTGGGACGTGCATCGCTTCAGGATCGCGCCACAAGTCGCTTCCGTGCTCGACCGCCGCCAGAGCGCCGGCACGTTCGACACCATCGCCGCCAGACTTGTCGCGTCGAACGATGAGGGCGACAGCCTCGCGGTCAGCTTTCAACGGCGCGGGCAGACACGGATCGAGACTGCCCGCTTCGATGCCGTCATCAACACGACAGGACCGGCTCATGGACAGTCGCTGCAGCTCAATCCAGCACTGCGCTCCCTGGCCGGGGCCGGGCTGGTCAGGACCGACCGATACGGACTGGGCATCGAGACGAATCTCGACAGTCGTGCCGTCGGCCGGGATGGCAAGGCGGCCGCCAGTCTCTTCGTCGCCGGCCCATTGGCGCGAGGGACCTTTGGCGAACTCATGGGCCTCCCCGAGGTCGCCCGCCATGCCCAGGCAGTCGCCGGCGAAATCGCAAAATTGCTCGAAGCATCCCTGCCAGCCGAGGCAGTCGGTGCCAATACCGCGCACAGTCCGGTCGGGCGCTGA
- the ssuD gene encoding FMNH2-dependent alkanesulfonate monooxygenase yields the protein MTKDIPDRIKVLWFLPTHGDSRYLGTTEGGRAVDLPYLTQVAKAADTLGYYGVLLPTGRACEDSWVIASALAPLTERLRFLVAVRPGLQSPTLAARMTATLDRISNGRLLINVVTGGDPLENKGDGIFLSHAERYEVTQEFLQIYKRVLSGETVEHQGKHFRIEDGRLLFPPVQTPYPPLYFGGSSDVGSVVAAQEIDKYLTWGEPPSDVERKLDAVRELAEKAGRKLSFGIRLHVIARETTEQAWAAAESLISRLDDATIASAQKVFARMDSVGQARMSALHGGSRDKLEIAPNLWAGVGLVRGGAGTALVGDPDTVAERIDEYRRLGIDTFILSGYPHLEEAYRFGELVLPKLPTDHPVKAAGTSVNTGPFGETIAGDHRPKSLASAS from the coding sequence ATGACCAAGGACATTCCTGATCGCATCAAGGTTCTCTGGTTCCTGCCGACGCATGGCGACAGCCGCTATCTCGGCACGACGGAAGGCGGCAGGGCCGTCGACCTACCCTATCTGACGCAGGTGGCGAAGGCGGCCGACACGTTGGGCTATTACGGCGTGCTGCTGCCGACCGGCCGTGCTTGCGAGGATTCCTGGGTGATCGCCTCGGCGCTGGCGCCGTTGACCGAGCGGCTGCGTTTCCTCGTCGCCGTCCGGCCCGGCCTGCAATCGCCGACACTCGCCGCGCGCATGACCGCCACGCTCGACCGCATCTCCAATGGCCGGCTGCTGATCAATGTCGTCACCGGCGGTGATCCGCTGGAAAACAAGGGCGACGGCATCTTCCTCTCGCATGCCGAGCGCTATGAAGTGACGCAGGAATTCCTCCAGATCTACAAGCGCGTGCTGAGCGGCGAGACGGTCGAGCATCAGGGCAAGCATTTCCGCATCGAGGACGGCAGGCTGCTGTTCCCGCCGGTGCAGACGCCCTATCCGCCGCTCTACTTCGGCGGCTCGTCGGATGTCGGATCGGTGGTGGCGGCGCAGGAGATCGACAAGTACCTGACCTGGGGCGAACCGCCTTCCGATGTCGAGCGCAAGCTGGACGCCGTGCGCGAACTGGCCGAGAAGGCCGGTCGCAAACTCTCCTTCGGCATTCGCCTGCATGTCATCGCGCGTGAAACCACCGAACAGGCCTGGGCCGCGGCGGAGAGCCTGATCAGCCGGCTCGACGACGCGACGATAGCCTCGGCTCAGAAAGTCTTTGCCCGCATGGACTCCGTCGGCCAGGCGCGCATGAGCGCGCTGCATGGCGGCAGCCGCGACAAGCTCGAAATCGCGCCCAACCTGTGGGCCGGCGTCGGCCTGGTGCGCGGCGGCGCAGGCACCGCCCTTGTCGGCGATCCCGACACGGTCGCGGAGCGGATCGACGAATACCGACGCCTCGGCATCGATACCTTCATCCTGTCCGGCTACCCGCATCTGGAGGAAGCCTATCGTTTCGGCGAACTGGTGCTGCCGAAACTGCCGACCGATCACCCGGTCAAGGCAGCCGGCACATCCGTCAACACCGGGCCGTTCGGTGAGACCATCGCCGGCGACCACCGGCCGAAATCGCTCGCCAGCGCCTCGTGA
- a CDS encoding sugar ABC transporter substrate-binding protein — MIGKTSMLQIAAIAVLASTGWASAKTVCYVTAADSHAYATPANKALEARAKELDIEILSLSQDFDVQKGTEQLNTCVARKVDGIILWPLDPQAYIPGLARAQQANIPAILINSPMSDDAKPFIKSFTGPDVYEEGKLAADSLSKALGGKGSVVIIAGQAGNGTTIGRVTGFTDRLKETNADIKVLDTVNADFDQQKALVVSRDLITRFGDQISGVYANDDTMARGFIDAWKEANPSKAAPPIVGINGQKDAFESIRTNEMYSTIVQSPVEDGRLAINTMAEIIDGKEVKDRLPIPLTVVTKDNVNSVEPAF; from the coding sequence ATGATCGGCAAGACAAGCATGCTCCAGATCGCCGCCATTGCGGTGCTGGCATCGACAGGCTGGGCCAGCGCCAAGACGGTTTGCTATGTGACGGCGGCGGATTCGCATGCCTATGCCACGCCGGCCAACAAGGCCCTTGAAGCCCGTGCCAAGGAACTCGACATTGAGATCCTCAGCCTCAGCCAGGATTTCGACGTCCAGAAGGGCACCGAGCAGCTCAACACCTGCGTGGCGCGCAAGGTCGACGGCATCATCCTGTGGCCGCTCGATCCGCAGGCCTACATACCGGGCCTCGCCCGCGCGCAGCAGGCCAACATCCCGGCGATCCTTATCAATTCACCGATGAGCGACGATGCCAAGCCGTTCATCAAGTCCTTCACCGGGCCCGACGTCTACGAGGAAGGCAAGCTCGCCGCGGATTCGCTCAGCAAGGCGCTCGGTGGCAAGGGCTCGGTCGTCATCATCGCCGGCCAGGCCGGCAACGGCACCACGATCGGCCGCGTGACCGGCTTCACGGATCGCCTCAAGGAAACCAATGCCGACATCAAGGTGCTCGACACCGTCAATGCCGACTTCGACCAGCAGAAGGCGCTGGTGGTAAGCCGCGACCTGATCACCCGCTTCGGCGACCAGATCAGCGGCGTCTACGCCAATGACGACACCATGGCGCGCGGCTTCATCGACGCCTGGAAGGAGGCCAACCCGTCCAAGGCGGCACCGCCGATCGTCGGCATCAACGGCCAGAAGGACGCGTTCGAATCGATCCGCACCAACGAGATGTATTCGACCATCGTGCAGTCCCCGGTCGAGGACGGCCGCCTGGCCATCAACACGATGGCTGAGATCATCGACGGCAAGGAGGTCAAGGACCGGCTGCCGATCCCGCTGACCGTCGTTACCAAGGACAACGTCAACTCGGTCGAGCCGGCGTTCTGA
- a CDS encoding ABC transporter permease, with translation MMRLLTLASRHRVVIILGLTLIISALVVPGYFSASTLGLGLDRAATIGLIAIGLTVLLISGQIDLSGGAVFALAGIVSVILQREIGILPAAIAGILVGTLAGAINGALVVGLKVNSLVLTLATMLIFRSLAHWITNSQPVTGTDIMLSLALAKIYLEVFTIRSALFIILIVLLHLWLTRTIPGRNVFAVGSNPAAVKESGIASDRIVCLGFVFAGTLAGLAGVLQSLVTNTGSPVFGSELTVAVIAAVVVGGTRLEGGRGSALGTLGGVLTIGSLTIAMEFQSVPAYVQQVVSGLILILLVVLDRAITTKGRATGTRPALIRDNPITQGGKT, from the coding sequence ATGATGCGGCTGCTGACGCTTGCCTCGCGGCACCGGGTCGTGATCATCCTCGGCCTGACGCTCATCATTTCCGCTCTGGTGGTTCCGGGCTACTTCTCCGCCTCGACCCTCGGCCTAGGCCTCGACCGCGCGGCGACGATCGGCCTGATCGCCATCGGCCTGACGGTGCTGTTGATATCGGGCCAGATCGATCTCTCCGGCGGCGCGGTGTTCGCGCTGGCCGGCATCGTGTCGGTCATCCTCCAGCGCGAGATCGGCATCCTCCCAGCCGCGATCGCCGGCATCCTGGTCGGCACGCTGGCCGGCGCCATCAACGGCGCGCTGGTCGTCGGCCTGAAGGTGAATTCGCTCGTCCTGACGCTGGCGACGATGCTGATCTTCCGTTCGCTGGCGCACTGGATCACCAACAGCCAGCCGGTGACAGGCACCGACATCATGCTCTCGCTGGCGCTGGCCAAGATCTATCTCGAAGTCTTCACCATTCGCAGCGCGCTGTTCATCATCCTGATCGTGCTGCTGCATTTGTGGCTGACGCGCACCATTCCGGGCCGCAATGTCTTTGCCGTCGGCTCCAACCCGGCGGCCGTCAAGGAAAGCGGCATTGCTTCGGACCGCATCGTCTGTCTCGGCTTTGTCTTCGCCGGCACGCTTGCCGGCCTGGCGGGGGTTCTGCAGAGCCTCGTCACCAACACCGGTTCGCCCGTCTTCGGCTCGGAACTGACGGTTGCCGTCATCGCCGCCGTCGTCGTCGGCGGAACCCGTCTCGAAGGCGGCAGGGGATCCGCGCTCGGCACGCTCGGCGGCGTGCTGACCATCGGCTCGCTGACCATCGCCATGGAGTTCCAGTCCGTTCCCGCATACGTCCAGCAGGTCGTATCGGGGCTCATCCTGATCCTGCTCGTCGTGCTTGATCGGGCCATTACCACCAAGGGGAGGGCTACGGGCACGCGCCCCGCGCTCATTCGCGACAATCCAATCACTCAAGGAGGAAAAACATGA
- a CDS encoding ABC transporter permease, producing MTDVAMEITGVNRNDRFTRGGRLVGALSKAGLAFAILAVLLYGSFVSPAFFTTGNLLNVLTSMSIVGIVVVGMTFVLVVGGLADLSVPATIACGAILSLGLQPLIGPLPAFVLAVGLAGLIGLLNGVLVGYVGINPIIATLGIGTIGLGIVQAAVGGVIVYGSNPASAEFAKGRLFGIPVVVLIFLAIALIGHFVLSRSFWGRWTLATGGNYKAAEASAVPVQAVKAGAFVITALASGISGGLLGLTLQSARPLIGAGYEFSAITAVVVGGVSIIGGFGSVPRAIAGLIFVQLLTNVMVLDGVRTPIQGFVLGILIVGAVGMDAALRKRGVA from the coding sequence GTGACCGACGTGGCCATGGAGATCACCGGCGTGAACCGCAACGACCGTTTTACGCGCGGCGGCAGGCTTGTCGGCGCTCTGTCGAAAGCGGGGCTCGCCTTCGCCATTTTGGCCGTCCTGCTCTACGGCTCCTTTGTCAGCCCTGCCTTTTTCACCACAGGCAATCTGCTCAATGTCCTGACCTCGATGTCCATCGTCGGCATCGTCGTCGTCGGCATGACCTTCGTGCTGGTGGTCGGCGGGCTGGCCGACTTGTCGGTGCCGGCAACGATCGCCTGCGGCGCCATCCTGTCGCTCGGGCTGCAGCCGCTGATCGGTCCGCTGCCCGCCTTCGTTTTGGCCGTCGGCCTCGCCGGCCTGATCGGCCTGCTCAACGGCGTGCTGGTCGGCTATGTCGGCATCAATCCCATCATCGCCACGCTCGGCATCGGCACCATCGGCCTGGGCATCGTCCAGGCGGCGGTCGGCGGGGTCATCGTCTATGGCAGCAACCCGGCCTCGGCCGAATTCGCCAAGGGCCGCCTGTTCGGCATTCCGGTCGTGGTGCTGATCTTCCTGGCCATCGCCCTCATCGGCCATTTCGTGCTGTCGCGTTCCTTCTGGGGCCGGTGGACGCTCGCCACCGGCGGCAATTACAAAGCCGCCGAGGCAAGCGCCGTTCCCGTGCAGGCGGTGAAGGCCGGCGCCTTCGTGATCACGGCGCTCGCCTCCGGCATCAGCGGCGGCCTGCTCGGGCTGACGTTGCAAAGCGCGCGGCCGCTCATCGGGGCCGGTTACGAATTCAGCGCCATCACCGCGGTGGTGGTCGGCGGCGTGTCGATCATCGGCGGTTTCGGCTCGGTGCCGCGGGCGATCGCCGGCCTCATCTTCGTGCAGCTTCTGACCAATGTCATGGTTCTCGACGGCGTGCGCACGCCGATCCAGGGCTTTGTGCTCGGCATCCTGATCGTCGGCGCCGTCGGCATGGATGCGGCGTTGCGCAAGCGGGGGGTGGCATGA